Proteins encoded by one window of Dreissena polymorpha isolate Duluth1 chromosome 11, UMN_Dpol_1.0, whole genome shotgun sequence:
- the LOC127850534 gene encoding heparan sulfate glucosamine 3-O-sulfotransferase 1-like isoform X1 — MVRQPIDGQSANEMSVFPVRRNGKSMKICHILTITLITLLSGIVTFVFSGFEATANKRGPVNVPSRREFNINNITTTDSFPYPDSNYLNDNSYHEYVITQDNTFKHGYAEVKACARRFPEAIIIGIQKCGTTALAEFLGIHPQLAVKKEQTYFFSSNYSLGLDWYLHQMPCSHGNAITIERTPQYYYMKHVPGRISEMDRGMKLILIVCDPVQRTVSNFAMAKYRNREHINSRFEEEAFTFKNDHDIRVNENNLYVDKSRYAKYLQQWLDAFPRNQIHVVNGDAFSINPVQELRKIETFLNIDPYIKPFHFERTPVSGFYCLRSKSRRLRCLPRTKGRAHPVVKQEYLSKLKQYFAEQNELFFRLLRIEGFIW, encoded by the exons ATGGTCAGACAACCGATCGACGGACAATCAGCGAATG aAATGTCGGTCTTCCCGGTTCGACGCAATGGAAAAAGTATGAAGATCTGCCATATTTTAACAATAACACTTATCACCTTGCTCTCTGGTATCGTCACTTTTGTCTTCTCCGGCTTCGAAGCTACGGCAAACAAACGCGGACCAGTTAACGTGCCGTCCCGTCGTGAATTTAATATCAACAACATTACAACGACGGATAGTTTTCCATACCCCGATAgcaattatttgaatgataactccTACCATGAATATGTGATAACTCAAGACAATACGTTTAAACATGGGTACGCAGAAGTGAAAGCGTGTGCACGAAGGTTCCCAGAGGCTATAATAATTGGTATCCAGAAATGTGGCACCACCGCTTTGGCAGAGTTTCTGGGAATTCACCCGCAATTGGCAGTGAAAAAGGAACAAACGTACTTCTTTTCTAGCAATTACAGCTTAGGATTAGATTGGTACCTGCATCAAATGCCATGTAGCCATGGCAACGCAATCACTATAGAGAGGACACCACAATACTACTACATGAAACACGTTCCTGGCAGAATAAGCGAAATGGATCGTGGAATGAAGTTAATTTTGATTGTGTGTGATCCAGTGCAAAGAACGGTATCGAACTTTGCCATGGCAAAGTACAGAAACCGAGAGCACATAAACTCAAGATTCGAAGAAGAAGCGTTCACTTTCAAAAATGATCATGACATTCGTGTGAACGAGAACAATTTATACGTTGACAAGTCGAGATACGCTAAATATTTACAACAGTGGTTGGACGCGTTTCCTAGAAACCAGATACACGTTGTCAATGGTGACGCATTTTCAATAAATCCAGTACAAGAGCTCAGAAAGATTGAGACGTTTTTAAACATTGATCCTTATATCAAACCTTTTCATTTTGAACGGACTCCTGTGTCCGGATTTTACTGTTTGCGGTCGAAGAGTAGACGGCTCAGGTGTCTGCCACGGACCAAGGGCCGAGCACATCCGGTTGTCAAGCAGGAATACCTCAGCAAGTTGAAGCAGTATTTTGCTGAACAGAATGAATTGTTTTTTAGATTGTTAAGAATAGAAGGATTTATTTGGTGA
- the LOC127851348 gene encoding synaptotagmin-12-like produces MSDVGIALLVIALIVIAVVVIAVLIRYFGIYRITSCFASSEEKAVLTKNEQYNGYMVGDESQDFQADQGAGKFVQYDTLQTDPRYVDIESHSPPREESARSSPVSMGTGSMASDAEFSHGIRRAESCDSVASDSSVLDMQPDMPKHGQLEFALEYDREVTELVISVIQARDLTANQYTGTLDTYIRAVIIPSETECKFQTKVQKNTTDPVFKERFLFNFSPEVLDQKIVQFQLFAIDKYQRHKVIGETELRVGDVDLRQPIKMWLNLRDIDDKPTEFGDMMFSLSYLPTAERLTIVIVKARNLRWTSGKDTGDPFVKVYLLQNGKKVNKKKTTVKRGEQNPIFNEAMIFSVPASALPTVQLRITVAELLPDNKTPSLGHVIVGANTSGTELSHWNQMMTSLRKPVAMWHYLRK; encoded by the exons ATGAGTGACGTCGGTATCGCGCTGTTGGTGATTGCACTGATCGTGATCGCGGTGGTCGTGATTGCCGTGCTGATCCGGTACTTCGGAATCTATCGAATTACTTCCTGCTTCGCCAGCAGCGAAGAGAAGGCGGTGCTGACGAAAAACGAGCAATATAATGGATACATG GTGGGCGATGAGTCCCAAGACTTCCAGGCGGACCAGGGGGCGGGCAAGTTCGTCCAGTACGACACCCTGCAGACCGACCCACGCTACGTAGACATCGAGAGCCACTCGCCGCCCCGAGAAGAAAGCGCGCGCAGCAGTCCCGTATCCATGGGAACGGGATCTATGG CCTCGGACGCCGAGTTTAGTCATGGTATACGCAGGGCCGAGTCATGTGACAGTGTGGCCTCCGACTCCTCCGTGCTGGACATGCAGCCGGATATGCCAAAACACGGACAGCTGGAGTTCGCACTGGAATACGACAG aGAGGTTACGGAGCTGGTAATAAGCGTTATTCAGGCACGTGACCTTACAGCCAACCAATACACGGGCACCTTAGATACCTACATCCGGGCAGTTATCATACCATCGGAAACAGAATGCAAATTCCAAACAAAG gtTCAGAAAAACACTACCGATCCAGTCTTCAAAGAGCGATTTCTGTTCAACTTCTCTCCAGAG GTCTTGGACCAAAAGATAGTCCAGTTTCAACTGTTTGCAATCGACAAATATCAACGGCATAAGGTGATTGGTGAAACAGAACTTCGGGTAGGGGACGTGGATTTGcgacaaccaatcaaaatgtggCTTAACCTCAGAGATATCGATGAC AAGCCCACGGAGTTCGGTGACATGATGTTCTCCCTTAGTTATCTCCCAACGGCTGAGCGACTCACCATCGTTATTGTCAAGGCCCGCAACTTGCGCTGGACCAGTGGCAAAGACACAGGCG ACCCATTCGTGAAGGTGTACCTGCTCCAAAACGGCAAGAAAGTGAACAAGAAGAAGACCACGGTGAAGCGAGGCGAGCAAAACCCGATCTTTAACGAGGCGATGATCTTCTCTGTGCCCGCATCAGCCCTCCCG ACTGTTCAGCTCCGCATCACGGTGGCAGAGCTACTTCCGGACAACAAGACGCCATCTTTGGGTCACGTGATCGTCGGTGCTAACACTTCCGGTACGGAGTTGTCCCATTGGAACCAGATGATGACGTCACTACGGAAACCCGTGGCAATGTGgcattatttaagaaaatag
- the LOC127850534 gene encoding heparan sulfate glucosamine 3-O-sulfotransferase 1-like isoform X2, which produces MSVFPVRRNGKSMKICHILTITLITLLSGIVTFVFSGFEATANKRGPVNVPSRREFNINNITTTDSFPYPDSNYLNDNSYHEYVITQDNTFKHGYAEVKACARRFPEAIIIGIQKCGTTALAEFLGIHPQLAVKKEQTYFFSSNYSLGLDWYLHQMPCSHGNAITIERTPQYYYMKHVPGRISEMDRGMKLILIVCDPVQRTVSNFAMAKYRNREHINSRFEEEAFTFKNDHDIRVNENNLYVDKSRYAKYLQQWLDAFPRNQIHVVNGDAFSINPVQELRKIETFLNIDPYIKPFHFERTPVSGFYCLRSKSRRLRCLPRTKGRAHPVVKQEYLSKLKQYFAEQNELFFRLLRIEGFIW; this is translated from the coding sequence ATGTCGGTCTTCCCGGTTCGACGCAATGGAAAAAGTATGAAGATCTGCCATATTTTAACAATAACACTTATCACCTTGCTCTCTGGTATCGTCACTTTTGTCTTCTCCGGCTTCGAAGCTACGGCAAACAAACGCGGACCAGTTAACGTGCCGTCCCGTCGTGAATTTAATATCAACAACATTACAACGACGGATAGTTTTCCATACCCCGATAgcaattatttgaatgataactccTACCATGAATATGTGATAACTCAAGACAATACGTTTAAACATGGGTACGCAGAAGTGAAAGCGTGTGCACGAAGGTTCCCAGAGGCTATAATAATTGGTATCCAGAAATGTGGCACCACCGCTTTGGCAGAGTTTCTGGGAATTCACCCGCAATTGGCAGTGAAAAAGGAACAAACGTACTTCTTTTCTAGCAATTACAGCTTAGGATTAGATTGGTACCTGCATCAAATGCCATGTAGCCATGGCAACGCAATCACTATAGAGAGGACACCACAATACTACTACATGAAACACGTTCCTGGCAGAATAAGCGAAATGGATCGTGGAATGAAGTTAATTTTGATTGTGTGTGATCCAGTGCAAAGAACGGTATCGAACTTTGCCATGGCAAAGTACAGAAACCGAGAGCACATAAACTCAAGATTCGAAGAAGAAGCGTTCACTTTCAAAAATGATCATGACATTCGTGTGAACGAGAACAATTTATACGTTGACAAGTCGAGATACGCTAAATATTTACAACAGTGGTTGGACGCGTTTCCTAGAAACCAGATACACGTTGTCAATGGTGACGCATTTTCAATAAATCCAGTACAAGAGCTCAGAAAGATTGAGACGTTTTTAAACATTGATCCTTATATCAAACCTTTTCATTTTGAACGGACTCCTGTGTCCGGATTTTACTGTTTGCGGTCGAAGAGTAGACGGCTCAGGTGTCTGCCACGGACCAAGGGCCGAGCACATCCGGTTGTCAAGCAGGAATACCTCAGCAAGTTGAAGCAGTATTTTGCTGAACAGAATGAATTGTTTTTTAGATTGTTAAGAATAGAAGGATTTATTTGGTGA